A genomic stretch from Candidatus Latescibacterota bacterium includes:
- a CDS encoding cation diffusion facilitator family transporter has product MASSESRAVIYAALAGNTLIAVSKLVAAAITGSSAMLSEGIHSLVDTGNQGLLLLGLRRAARPASPRFPFGHGKEVYFWSFVVAILIFAVGAGISLYEGVRHLRHPEPAGDPTVNYVVLALAFVFEGGAWLLALRAFNKLRGRRGLLEAVRGGKDPSVFVVLFEDSAALVGILVAFLGVWLSQLTGEPRFDGAASVIIGLLLGGTATWLAVETHGLLIGEAAEPEVRAGIRALAEARPEIERVNELLTLHMGPEFILVNLSADFADDLPAGAIERGVAALTSTIRRDFPRVRRVFVEAEAPPGELES; this is encoded by the coding sequence ATGGCCAGCAGCGAATCCAGAGCCGTCATCTACGCCGCCCTGGCGGGCAACACGCTCATCGCCGTGAGCAAGCTGGTGGCGGCCGCGATCACCGGCAGCAGCGCCATGCTGTCGGAGGGCATCCACTCCCTCGTGGACACGGGCAATCAGGGCCTCCTGCTGCTGGGGCTGCGGCGCGCGGCGCGTCCCGCCAGCCCGCGCTTCCCCTTCGGGCACGGCAAGGAGGTCTACTTCTGGAGCTTCGTGGTGGCGATCCTGATCTTCGCCGTCGGCGCGGGGATCTCGCTCTACGAGGGCGTCCGGCACCTGCGCCACCCCGAGCCCGCGGGCGACCCCACCGTGAACTACGTCGTGCTGGCGCTGGCCTTCGTCTTCGAGGGTGGCGCGTGGCTGCTGGCGCTACGTGCCTTCAACAAGCTGCGCGGACGCCGCGGACTGCTGGAGGCGGTGCGCGGCGGCAAGGATCCGTCGGTGTTCGTGGTGCTCTTCGAGGACAGCGCCGCGCTCGTGGGCATCCTCGTCGCCTTCCTCGGCGTGTGGCTGAGCCAGCTCACCGGCGAACCCCGCTTCGACGGCGCGGCCTCCGTGATCATCGGCCTGCTCCTGGGCGGCACGGCCACCTGGCTCGCCGTGGAGACGCACGGCCTGCTCATCGGCGAGGCGGCCGAACCCGAGGTGCGCGCCGGCATCCGCGCGCTGGCCGAGGCGCGTCCCGAGATCGAGCGCGTGAACGAGCTGCTGACCCTGCACATGGGGCCGGAGTTCATCCTCGTCAACCTGAGCGCGGACTTTGCGGACGACCTCCCCGCCGGCGCGATCGAGCGGGGCGTGGCCGCGCTCACGTCGACGATCCGCCGCGACTTCCCGCGCGTGCGGCGTGTCTTCGTGGAGGCCGAGGCGCCCCCGGGGGAGCTGGAGTCGTGA
- a CDS encoding DinB family protein codes for MSPVWIRRPGADEFPPYYLPYVERVEVGKPPAVFGRQLASTQAMLERIGEEQSLARYAPGKWSIKDVIGHLADSERIFAMRALCFARGESAELPGFDENAYVAAAGCDARPWDALRAELRRVREASIALFDGFSPAQLDARGRANGGEFTVRAVAWIVAGHEAHHLDVIRERYLSR; via the coding sequence ATGAGCCCTGTCTGGATTCGCCGTCCCGGCGCCGACGAGTTTCCGCCCTACTACCTGCCCTACGTCGAGCGCGTGGAGGTGGGCAAGCCCCCGGCGGTCTTCGGCCGGCAGCTGGCCTCCACGCAGGCGATGCTCGAGCGCATCGGCGAGGAGCAGTCGCTGGCGCGCTACGCGCCGGGGAAGTGGAGCATCAAGGACGTGATCGGCCACCTCGCCGACAGCGAGCGCATCTTCGCCATGCGCGCGCTCTGCTTCGCCCGTGGCGAATCGGCCGAACTCCCCGGCTTCGACGAGAATGCCTACGTGGCCGCCGCCGGCTGCGACGCCCGCCCCTGGGACGCGCTCCGCGCCGAGCTGCGCCGGGTGCGCGAAGCCAGCATCGCGCTCTTCGACGGCTTCAGCCCCGCCCAGCTCGACGCCCGCGGCCGCGCCAACGGCGGCGAGTTCACCGTGCGCGCGGTGGCCTGGATCGTGGCGGGGCACGAGGCACATCACCTGGACGTGATCCGCGAGCGCTACCTCTCGCGCTAG
- a CDS encoding S8 family serine peptidase, translated as MRYALFLLLLALPLTLAAAPLAPETPAPSGRVVLQLADGWRMADDGVTATRAGDAAAFTARLAALAPGGELERRFSAPAARLDALRPAGLPDLNGYAQLSAAFAPGDRAAGEALLARLRRDPAIASAWLEPVAVPAALGFDAFALARGEAGSPAGPPPGAADAIPTPDFSGQQGYLDDAPTGVGAWSVAGQAGALGASVRVIDIEGAWLWSHEDLPAPIAEIGSPIADIGWRNHGTAVLGEIRGDDNGLGVRGIAPQAGVGGSSIGTQSVADAILNAALALEAGDILLIELHAPGPNANGSGQFGYVPMEFWQDNFDAIQTVTALGRIVCEAAGNGSQDLDDPVYQGLFDRGVRDSGAIMCGATDGSTLLPAYFTNYGSRVDLHGWGFNVVSCGYGNLQGDPLPEEQWYTSSFSGTSSASPIVVGSVASLQGMVESAYGFSLDASLARTLLVATGTPQEQPQTHIGPRPNLVGAWGLVASQGLGRVSGTVTDVVSAQPLAGVSILVAETGAFVSTDAAGHYAVVAQAGTLTLDFEDFFHETKSVPVPIFDGSNATLDVALTPLELLTLSGHIEDEAGTALAGAVVTPVDVPLAPAVSAPGGDFDLLDVPAGVSFPLRVGGLPGHGAAWLGDWQVVGQGLGNRQALPYTIVLPDADETFEASNGGFSSSGDPVWSWGTPTAGGPPSAFSGSKCWGVGMTGDYGDNQSGSLLTPTLDMSGVDALNVSFHIWRGTESGFDGVRVRVYDGGQWYPLTPMGGYTDLLLGGLGNEAGWSGSSSDWEPVVFRLTEHLGADFRLRFDFGSDGGVVGPGFWLDDLSFFAGAVVTAADNAPLATRARVDAWPNPFNPSTTVAWSLPSAGSLRLDVYDPAGRHLRTLREGPALAGPGSLLWDGRDEAGRPLPSGVYLLQLRGDEGLAASRRVVLLK; from the coding sequence ATGCGCTACGCCCTGTTCCTGCTGCTGCTCGCCCTGCCCCTCACCCTCGCCGCCGCGCCGCTCGCCCCCGAAACGCCCGCGCCTTCGGGCCGCGTGGTGCTGCAGCTCGCCGACGGCTGGCGAATGGCCGACGACGGCGTCACGGCCACACGCGCCGGCGACGCGGCCGCCTTCACGGCGCGTCTCGCCGCCCTCGCCCCCGGGGGCGAGCTGGAGCGGCGCTTCTCGGCCCCGGCCGCGCGCCTCGACGCGCTGCGCCCGGCAGGCCTGCCGGACCTGAACGGCTACGCCCAGCTCTCGGCGGCCTTCGCCCCCGGCGATCGCGCCGCCGGCGAGGCGCTGCTGGCCCGCCTGCGCCGGGATCCCGCGATCGCGTCCGCGTGGCTCGAGCCGGTGGCCGTTCCCGCGGCGCTGGGCTTCGACGCCTTCGCGCTCGCTCGGGGTGAAGCGGGTTCGCCGGCAGGGCCGCCCCCGGGGGCGGCGGATGCGATCCCGACTCCCGACTTCAGCGGCCAGCAGGGCTATCTCGATGATGCCCCCACCGGCGTGGGGGCCTGGTCCGTCGCGGGGCAGGCCGGCGCACTGGGCGCCAGCGTGCGCGTGATCGACATCGAGGGCGCCTGGCTCTGGTCCCACGAGGACCTCCCCGCGCCGATCGCGGAGATCGGCTCGCCGATCGCCGACATCGGCTGGCGCAACCACGGCACGGCCGTGCTGGGCGAGATCCGCGGCGACGACAACGGCCTCGGCGTGCGCGGCATCGCGCCCCAGGCCGGCGTGGGCGGCTCGTCCATCGGCACGCAGTCCGTGGCCGACGCGATCCTGAACGCCGCCCTCGCGCTGGAGGCCGGGGACATCCTGCTGATCGAACTGCACGCGCCGGGGCCCAACGCCAACGGCAGCGGGCAGTTCGGCTACGTGCCCATGGAGTTCTGGCAGGACAACTTCGACGCCATCCAGACCGTCACCGCGCTCGGCCGCATCGTCTGCGAGGCGGCGGGCAACGGCAGCCAGGACCTCGACGATCCCGTCTACCAGGGCCTCTTCGACCGCGGCGTGCGCGACTCCGGCGCGATCATGTGCGGCGCCACCGACGGCTCCACGCTCCTGCCCGCCTACTTCACCAACTACGGCAGCCGCGTGGACCTGCACGGCTGGGGCTTCAACGTGGTGTCCTGCGGCTACGGCAATCTGCAGGGCGACCCGCTGCCCGAGGAGCAGTGGTACACGTCCAGCTTCAGCGGGACGTCGAGCGCAAGCCCGATCGTGGTGGGCTCGGTGGCGTCGCTGCAGGGCATGGTGGAGAGCGCCTACGGCTTCAGCCTCGACGCCTCGCTCGCCCGCACGCTGCTCGTGGCCACAGGCACGCCGCAGGAGCAGCCGCAGACGCACATCGGTCCGCGGCCCAACCTGGTGGGCGCCTGGGGTCTCGTCGCCTCGCAGGGCCTCGGCCGCGTGTCGGGCACCGTGACGGATGTCGTGAGCGCGCAGCCGCTCGCCGGGGTCTCGATCCTCGTGGCCGAGACCGGCGCGTTCGTGAGCACCGATGCCGCCGGGCACTACGCCGTCGTGGCGCAGGCCGGCACGCTGACCCTGGACTTCGAGGACTTCTTCCACGAGACGAAGTCGGTGCCCGTCCCCATCTTCGATGGCAGCAATGCGACGCTCGACGTGGCACTCACGCCGCTGGAGCTGCTGACCCTGAGCGGCCACATCGAGGACGAGGCCGGCACCGCCCTCGCCGGCGCGGTGGTCACACCGGTGGACGTGCCCCTCGCTCCCGCGGTCTCGGCGCCGGGCGGCGATTTCGATCTGCTGGATGTTCCGGCGGGCGTCTCCTTTCCGCTGCGCGTGGGCGGTCTGCCAGGGCACGGCGCCGCCTGGCTGGGCGACTGGCAGGTCGTCGGCCAAGGTCTGGGCAATCGACAGGCGCTGCCCTACACGATCGTCCTCCCCGACGCCGACGAGACCTTCGAGGCCAGCAACGGCGGCTTCAGCAGCTCGGGCGATCCCGTCTGGAGCTGGGGCACGCCGACCGCGGGCGGCCCGCCCAGCGCCTTCAGCGGCAGCAAGTGCTGGGGCGTGGGCATGACCGGCGACTATGGCGACAACCAGTCGGGCAGCCTGCTCACGCCCACGCTGGACATGAGCGGCGTGGACGCGCTCAACGTCAGCTTCCACATCTGGCGCGGCACGGAGTCGGGTTTCGACGGCGTGCGCGTGCGCGTCTACGACGGCGGCCAGTGGTACCCGCTCACGCCGATGGGCGGCTACACCGATCTGTTGCTCGGCGGCCTCGGCAACGAAGCCGGCTGGTCCGGCAGCAGCAGCGACTGGGAGCCGGTTGTGTTCAGGCTCACCGAGCACCTCGGCGCGGACTTTCGCCTGCGCTTCGACTTCGGCTCCGACGGCGGTGTCGTGGGCCCCGGCTTCTGGCTCGACGACCTGAGCTTCTTCGCAGGCGCCGTCGTCACCGCCGCCGACAATGCGCCGCTCGCCACGCGGGCACGCGTGGACGCGTGGCCCAACCCGTTCAATCCCAGCACCACGGTGGCCTGGTCCCTGCCGTCGGCAGGATCGCTACGGCTGGATGTCTACGATCCCGCCGGCCGCCATCTCCGCACGCTGCGCGAGGGGCCGGCGCTGGCCGGTCCCGGCAGTCTGCTCTGGGACGGGCGCGACGAGGCCGGACGGCCGCTGCCCAGCGGCGTCTACCTGTTGCAGCTGCGCGGCGACGAGGGTCTGGCGGCGTCGCGCCGTGTCGTGCTTCTGAAGTAG